A region of Anolis carolinensis isolate JA03-04 unplaced genomic scaffold, rAnoCar3.1.pri scaffold_7, whole genome shotgun sequence DNA encodes the following proteins:
- the gpr21 gene encoding probable G-protein coupled receptor 21 translates to MNASLDGGGGGNQSHTAGKPFCLLAAGYPEAPDVCLLEAVIIVFLTVLIISGNVVVILVFHCAPLLNHHTTSYFIQTMAYADLLVGVSCLVPSLSLLRHRLAFLPEPLVCQAFGYAVSVLKSVSMASLACISVDRYLAITQPLTYNTLVTPCRLRLCILLVWLYSGAVFLPAFFGWGKPGYHGDVFRWCADAWETRAAFTLFIVATLYAPAALVVCFTYFSIFRICRQHTKEISERRARFGAQEGGEAAEAQPCPDRRYAMVLLRITSVFYALWLPYIVYFLLESSSVYRSRAASFLTTWLAISNSFCNCVIYSLSNSVFQKGLKRLSGALCAACARHRPARDSSASRSKRPSNGCQA, encoded by the coding sequence ATGAACGCCTCGCTGGACGGCGGTGGCGGGGGCAACCAGAGCCACACTGCGGGCAAGCCCTTCTGCCTCTTGGCGGCCGGCTACCCGGAGGCGCCGGACGTCTGCCTGCTGGAGGCGGTCATCATCGTCTTCCTGACCGTGCTGATCATCTCGGGCAACGTGGTGGTGATCCTGGTCTTCCACTGCGCCCCGCTGCTCAACCACCACACCACCAGCTACTTCATCCAGACCATGGCCTACGCGGACCTGCTGGTGGGCGTCAGCTGCCTGGTGCCCTCGCTCTCGCTGCTGCGCCACCGCCTGGCCTTCCTGCCGGAGCCGCTGGTCTGCCAGGCCTTTGGCTACGCGGTCTCGGTGCTCAAGAGCGTCTCCATGGCCTCGCTGGCCTGCATCAGCGTGGACCGCTACCTGGCCATCACGCAGCCGCTGACCTACAACACGCTGGTCACGCCCTGCCGCCTGCGCCTCTGCATCCTGCTCGTCTGGCTCTACTCGGGCGCCGTCTTCCTGCCGGCCTTCTTCGGCTGGGGCAAGCCGGGCTACCACGGGGACGTCTTCCGCTGGTGCGCCGACGCCTGGGAGACGCGCGCGGCCTTCACGCTCTTCATCGTGGCCACGCTCTACGCCCCGGCCGCCTTGGTGGTCTGCTTCACCTACTTCAGCATCTTCCGCATCTGCCGGCAGCACACCAAGGAGATCAGCGAGCGGCGGGCGCGCTTCGGGGCGCAGGAGGGCGGGGAGGCGGCCGAGGCCCAGCCCTGCCCGGACAGGCGCTACGCCATGGTGCTCCTGCGCATCACCAGCGTCTTCTACGCCCTGTGGCTGCCCTACATCGTCTACTTCCTCCTGGAGAGCTCCTCCGTCTACCGCAGCCGCGCGGCCTCCTTCCTGACCACCTGGCTGGCCATCAGCAACAGCTTTTGCAACTGTGTCATCTACAGCCTCTCCAACAGCGTCTTCCAGAAGGGCCTCAAGCGCCTCTCGGGCGCCCTCTGCGCCGCCTGCGCCCGGCACCGCCCTGCCAGGGACTCCTCCGCCTCCCGGAGCAAGCGGCCCTCCAACGGCTGCCAGGCCTGA